The following are encoded together in the Kwoniella europaea PYCC6329 chromosome 1, complete sequence genome:
- a CDS encoding 50S ribosomal protein L3 — translation MRSILQLRTFQKSFARGLATVAEIVEPIASSSTSSNPVGKWTPHTLRTGLIARKRGMTALWDQDGRRWPVTVLQVDANQVIRHNPPPPTSPFHTLQIGASKRPEKTTPAQQLGHFKKAGVESKYKLKEYQVSDDGVLAVGTELNAGHFVPGQYVDVQGTSIGKGFQGVMKRYGFRGLKASHGVSVKHRSGGSIGQNQDPGRVIPNKKMPGHMGTSTVTTQNLLVHKIDTVLNLVYVRGAVPGSDDSFISIRDSKKALISKSKLSLKKGNSEDQWLGNNLTGLPTPAGTKDRVQGEGWPEVVEWRGEGWSEK, via the exons ATGCGATCTATCCTTCAGCTACGCACTTTCCAAAAATCTTTCGCCCGAGGACTCGCTACAGTTGCCGAAATAGTTGAACCGATAGCTTCAAGCTCGACCTCTTCTAATCCAGTTGGAAAATGGACACCTCATACACTTAGGACGGGTTTGATAGCTAGGAAGAGAGGTATGACCGCTTTGTGGGATCaggatggaaggagatggCCCGTGACTGTGTTGCAG GTTGATGCCAACCAAGTTATCCGACATaatcctccacctccaacCTCCCCATTCCACACCCTCCAAATTGGAGCTTCCAAACGTCCCGAGAAAACTACCCCTGCCCAACAACTGGGTCATTTCAAGAAAGCAGGCGTGGAATCGAAATACAAGTTGAAGGAATATCAAGTTTCAGACGATGGTGTTCTGGCCGTGGGGACAGAATTGAATGCGGGACATTTTGTTCCTGGGCAGTATGTCGATGTGCAGGGTACATC CATCGGTAAAGGTTTTCAAGGTGTGATGAAACGATATGGATTCAGAGGTTTGAAAGCTTCTCATGGTGTTTCAGTCAAGCATCGATCAGGAGGTTCCATCGGTCAGAATCAG GACCCAGGTCGAGTCATCCCCAATAAGAAAATGCCCGGTCATATGGGCACATCAACCGTGACGACTCAGAACCTCCTCGTACACAAGATTGACACAGTCCTTAATCTCGTATACGTGAGGGGTGCAGTACCAGGATCGGACGATAGTTTCATTTCCATCAGAGATTCcaagaaagctttgatctcgAAGTCTAAGTTGAGTTTGAAGAAAGGAAATTCAGAAGATCAATGGTTAGGTAATAACCTTACTGGGTTGCCTACTCCTGCTGGTACTAAGGATAGGGTCCAGGGGGAAGGTTGGCCTGAGGTTGTGGAGTggagaggtgaaggatggaGTGAGAAGTAA